A single genomic interval of Chlamydiales bacterium harbors:
- the yajC gene encoding preprotein translocase subunit YajC has protein sequence MAKKWIFSALLLATTTLYAQTEDVAVAPEQGSYWQTIMMIGIAIVFFYFILWRPEQKRRKAMETQRSSMKKGDRVTSMGIIGTIIRVSADSPTVILKMYDGSKIEVLKAAITEVHPGTEEDARKAEKEDALLTAKD, from the coding sequence ATGGCAAAAAAATGGATTTTTTCAGCCCTTCTTCTTGCAACCACTACGCTTTATGCTCAAACAGAAGACGTTGCTGTTGCACCAGAACAGGGAAGTTACTGGCAAACAATCATGATGATTGGTATTGCTATCGTCTTCTTCTACTTCATTCTCTGGAGACCTGAACAAAAACGTCGCAAAGCAATGGAAACACAGAGAAGCAGCATGAAAAAGGGCGACCGTGTGACTTCTATGGGTATTATAGGAACAATCATTCGCGTATCAGCAGATAGTCCAACTGTCATTCTAAAAATGTATGATGGCTCAAAAATTGAGGTTCTCAAAGCAGCAATTACAGAAGTTCACCCAGGAACAGAAGAAGATGCTCGCAAAGCAGAAAAAGAAGATGCATTGCTTACAGCAAAAGATTAA